The following coding sequences are from one Kushneria phosphatilytica window:
- the folM gene encoding dihydromonapterin reductase yields MSQAPILITGGAQRLGRYCAERLQDDGHPVIITYRREREAVAALRRRGVTALPADFSSEAGIMAFIDALKAHTPRLRAVIHNASLREADRFDEQAGAAFERMFHLHMQAPYLINLHVQSLLMACSEPMRDIIHMTDFVATRGASRHVAYAATKAGLESLTRSFAALFGADIKVNAIAPAAIMHDESEVSGGSVPLRSGSLMPTPPGPGVIWQSVRYLLDNAYMTGAVLPVDGGRHVQ; encoded by the coding sequence ATGAGTCAGGCCCCGATTCTGATTACCGGAGGTGCCCAGCGGCTGGGGCGCTACTGTGCCGAACGACTGCAGGATGATGGTCATCCGGTCATTATCACCTACCGGCGTGAGCGCGAAGCGGTAGCAGCGCTGCGTCGTCGTGGTGTCACGGCGCTACCAGCAGATTTCTCCAGCGAAGCCGGCATCATGGCGTTTATTGATGCTCTGAAGGCGCATACTCCGCGGCTGAGAGCCGTGATTCACAATGCTTCGCTCAGGGAAGCCGACCGCTTCGATGAGCAGGCCGGTGCCGCCTTCGAGCGCATGTTTCATCTCCACATGCAGGCCCCCTACCTGATCAATCTGCATGTGCAGTCACTGCTGATGGCCTGTAGCGAGCCGATGCGCGATATCATCCACATGACCGATTTCGTCGCAACCCGAGGGGCAAGCCGGCACGTCGCCTATGCCGCGACCAAGGCTGGCCTGGAAAGCCTGACACGATCATTTGCCGCACTGTTTGGTGCCGACATCAAGGTCAATGCCATCGCGCCGGCAGCCATCATGCACGACGAGAGTGAGGTGTCCGGGGGATCGGTGCCGCTTCGGAGCGGATCATTGATGCCGACACCGCCCGGGCCCGGTGTGATCTGGCAGAGTGTACGCTACCTGTTGGACAATGCTTACATGACTGGTGCCGTTCTACCCGTTGACGGCGGGCGTCATGTGCAGTAA
- a CDS encoding FAD-binding oxidoreductase — MNTVTCRIETIETLSGDVYRVFMRSNQPSVIHAPGQYLELDSGRAWLPYSIANPPDREGMLELHVQYVAASENSCALFKRLRVGETIRARLPGGECSFELGDPRPLLLIAAGTGFAQMKSIIEAALAHDPDHDIHLWWAGRRRDELYLESLARQWVETYPNVRFTPVVELPGEEDFDGVVERIDRALHERVGSTREANIFIAGSPGMVYAVVDTLEALEPLTERVFSDVFSYAPRQPDQGGQA; from the coding sequence GTGAACACGGTCACGTGTCGAATCGAAACCATCGAAACCCTGAGCGGCGATGTATACCGCGTCTTCATGCGCAGCAACCAACCCTCGGTGATACATGCACCGGGTCAATATCTGGAACTCGATAGTGGTCGTGCCTGGCTGCCGTATTCCATTGCCAATCCGCCTGATCGTGAGGGCATGCTCGAATTGCATGTGCAATATGTGGCCGCCAGCGAGAACTCCTGCGCCCTGTTCAAGCGATTGCGAGTCGGTGAGACGATTCGTGCGCGGCTGCCGGGTGGAGAGTGCAGCTTCGAGCTTGGAGATCCACGGCCCCTGCTGCTGATTGCGGCCGGCACCGGTTTTGCCCAGATGAAGTCGATCATTGAGGCGGCACTGGCCCACGATCCGGATCACGATATCCACCTCTGGTGGGCTGGTCGCCGACGTGACGAACTCTATCTCGAATCGCTGGCGCGCCAATGGGTCGAGACTTATCCGAACGTACGTTTTACGCCAGTTGTGGAACTGCCGGGCGAAGAGGATTTCGATGGGGTCGTGGAGCGTATCGACCGTGCCCTGCATGAGCGGGTCGGCAGTACGCGAGAAGCGAACATCTTCATCGCCGGATCACCCGGCATGGTCTATGCCGTGGTAGATACACTCGAAGCGCTGGAGCCGCTGACCGAGCGCGTCTTCTCTGATGTCTTCAGCTATGCGCCCCGTCAGCCCGATCAGGGTGGTCAGGCATGA
- the rho gene encoding transcription termination factor Rho: MNLTELKQKSVPELLEVAQEMGIDNLARSRKQDIIFAILKKHAKSGEDIYGDGVLEILQDGFGFLRSADSSYLAGPDDIYVSPSQIRRFNLRKGDSISGKIRPPKEGERYFALLKVSQINFERPENARHKILFENLTPLFPQERLTMEIGNGATEDITSRVIDLTSPIGKGQRGLIVSPPKAGKTMILQNIANSITRNNPECYMIVLLIDERPEEVTEMTRTVRGEVVASTFDEPPARHVQVAEMVIEKAKRLVEHKKDVVVLLDSITRLARAYNTVVPSSGKVLTGGVDAHALEKPKRFFGAARNIEEGGSLTILATALVDTGSKMDEVIFEEFKGTGNMEVHLDRKLAEKRVFPALNIRRSGTRREDLLCSEDEIQRMWILRKLLNPMEDVAATEFMIDRLKDTKTNLEFFEAMKRR; this comes from the coding sequence ATGAATCTTACCGAACTCAAGCAAAAGTCTGTCCCCGAGCTGCTGGAAGTTGCCCAGGAAATGGGTATCGACAACCTTGCCCGCTCGCGCAAGCAGGACATCATTTTCGCCATTCTCAAGAAGCACGCCAAAAGCGGTGAAGACATCTACGGTGATGGCGTGCTGGAAATCCTGCAGGATGGCTTCGGTTTCCTGCGCAGTGCCGACAGCTCCTACCTGGCCGGTCCGGATGATATCTATGTCTCTCCCTCGCAGATTCGGCGTTTCAATCTGCGCAAGGGTGATTCCATCTCCGGCAAGATTCGCCCGCCCAAGGAGGGGGAGCGCTATTTCGCGCTGCTGAAGGTCAGTCAGATCAATTTCGAGCGTCCTGAAAACGCCCGTCACAAGATTCTGTTCGAGAACCTGACGCCGCTCTTCCCGCAGGAACGCCTGACCATGGAGATCGGTAATGGCGCGACCGAGGACATTACCTCGCGGGTCATCGATCTCACTTCACCGATCGGCAAGGGCCAGCGTGGTCTGATCGTTTCGCCGCCCAAGGCCGGCAAGACGATGATCCTGCAGAACATCGCCAACTCCATTACGCGCAACAATCCCGAGTGTTACATGATCGTGCTGCTGATCGATGAGCGGCCCGAGGAAGTGACCGAGATGACGCGTACGGTGCGTGGCGAGGTAGTAGCGTCCACTTTCGATGAGCCGCCGGCACGCCATGTTCAGGTAGCCGAGATGGTGATCGAGAAGGCCAAGCGGCTGGTCGAGCACAAGAAGGATGTAGTGGTACTGCTTGACTCCATTACGCGCCTGGCCCGTGCCTACAATACCGTCGTGCCTTCTTCCGGCAAGGTGCTGACCGGTGGTGTCGATGCTCACGCGCTGGAGAAGCCCAAGCGATTCTTTGGCGCTGCACGAAACATCGAGGAGGGCGGCAGCCTGACGATCCTGGCCACGGCGCTGGTGGACACCGGCTCGAAGATGGACGAAGTGATCTTCGAGGAGTTCAAGGGCACCGGTAACATGGAAGTCCATCTCGATCGCAAGCTGGCCGAAAAGCGAGTCTTCCCGGCGCTCAATATCCGCCGCTCCGGCACCCGGCGTGAAGATCTGCTCTGCTCCGAGGACGAGATCCAGCGTATGTGGATTCTGCGCAAGCTGCTCAATCCAATGGAGGACGTGGCAGCAACCGAGTTCATGATCGATCGACTCAAGGATACCAAGACCAATCTGGAGTTCTTCGAGGCCATGAAACGGCGGTAG
- the ubiD gene encoding 4-hydroxy-3-polyprenylbenzoate decarboxylase, giving the protein MQYRDLREFITRLEEMGELKRVTAEVDPHLEITEICDRVLREGGPALLFENVKGSDMPLLGNLFGTPRRVALGMGQDSVEALREVGELLAFLKEPEPPKGFRDAWQKMPIFRQVMSMGPRRVKKAACQEVVLEGEEVDLDRLPIQHCWPGDAGPLVTWPLVVTKGPHKERQNLGIYRQQKIGRNRLIMRWLSHRGGALDFRDWCETHPGEPFPIAVALGADPATILGAVTPVPDTLSEYAFAGLLRGSKTELVSCGHAELEVPASSEIILEGFIYPDDMAPEGPFGDHTGYYNEVDTFPVFTVERITHRRDPIYHSTYTGRPPDEPAVLGVALNEVFVPILRRQFPEIVDFYLPPEGCSYRLAVVTMNKQYPGHAKRVMMGVWSFLRQFMYTKFVIVTDADINARDWKDVIWAVTTRMDPSRDTVMVDNSPIDYLDFASPVSGLGSKMGLDATDKWPGETDREWGRPIMMDETVRERVSARWEELGLTNPEQRS; this is encoded by the coding sequence ATGCAGTATCGCGATCTGCGGGAGTTCATCACCCGGCTCGAGGAGATGGGTGAGCTGAAGCGGGTTACCGCCGAGGTCGATCCTCATCTGGAAATTACCGAGATCTGCGATCGGGTTCTGCGTGAGGGTGGCCCGGCGTTGCTGTTCGAGAATGTGAAGGGCAGCGATATGCCGCTGCTGGGTAACCTGTTCGGGACACCTCGGCGTGTGGCACTGGGGATGGGGCAGGATAGCGTCGAGGCGCTGCGTGAAGTGGGTGAACTACTGGCCTTTCTCAAGGAGCCGGAGCCGCCGAAGGGTTTTCGTGATGCCTGGCAGAAGATGCCGATTTTCCGCCAGGTCATGAGCATGGGGCCGCGTCGGGTGAAAAAGGCGGCCTGCCAGGAAGTGGTGCTCGAAGGAGAGGAGGTCGATCTCGACCGTCTGCCGATTCAGCACTGCTGGCCGGGAGACGCCGGGCCGCTGGTGACCTGGCCGCTGGTGGTGACGAAGGGGCCACACAAGGAGCGCCAGAATCTGGGGATCTATCGTCAGCAGAAAATCGGCCGCAATAGGCTGATCATGCGCTGGCTCTCTCATCGCGGTGGGGCACTGGACTTTCGTGACTGGTGCGAAACGCATCCCGGTGAGCCGTTCCCGATTGCCGTGGCACTCGGTGCCGACCCGGCGACGATTCTGGGGGCGGTGACGCCGGTGCCGGATACGCTGTCGGAGTACGCCTTTGCGGGTCTGCTGCGGGGTTCGAAAACCGAACTGGTGAGCTGTGGTCATGCCGAGCTGGAAGTGCCCGCCTCCAGCGAGATCATTCTCGAGGGGTTTATCTACCCTGATGACATGGCGCCTGAAGGGCCTTTTGGGGATCACACCGGTTACTACAACGAGGTGGACACTTTCCCGGTGTTTACCGTCGAGCGCATCACCCACCGCCGTGATCCCATCTATCATTCCACCTATACGGGGCGGCCTCCGGACGAGCCGGCAGTACTGGGTGTGGCGCTTAATGAAGTGTTTGTGCCTATCCTGCGGCGACAGTTTCCGGAAATCGTCGATTTCTATCTGCCACCGGAGGGGTGCTCCTACCGGCTGGCCGTGGTGACCATGAACAAGCAGTATCCGGGCCATGCCAAGCGGGTAATGATGGGGGTGTGGAGTTTCCTGCGGCAGTTCATGTACACCAAGTTCGTCATCGTGACCGATGCCGATATCAATGCACGTGACTGGAAGGATGTGATCTGGGCGGTGACGACCCGCATGGATCCGAGTCGCGACACGGTCATGGTCGATAATTCGCCGATCGATTATCTTGATTTTGCGTCTCCGGTCAGTGGTCTGGGATCGAAGATGGGCCTGGACGCGACTGACAAGTGGCCCGGGGAAACCGATCGTGAATGGGGCCGGCCGATCATGATGGATGAGACGGTGCGTGAGCGGGTCAGCGCACGCTGGGAGGAGTTGGGCTTGACGAACCCGGAGCAGCGTTCATGA